One region of Trachemys scripta elegans isolate TJP31775 chromosome 8, CAS_Tse_1.0, whole genome shotgun sequence genomic DNA includes:
- the LOC117881532 gene encoding interleukin-4-like — protein sequence MWNASFLELCVALTPTLRGKDTKMGAALSVEKRMAIACNNHVVLGRHRICWVTYLREIIKILDNITKQKDDLTTNIPFFLIQFMASTSLVNIPQGPTCAPLVLKKETFDILCKAATVVENGRCGHSYKFPMEAIYVNLIQLIQKVPCPVKADNNIKLKHFLENLKDFSQRIMKEKYSRIRG from the exons atgtggAACGCCAGCTTCCTGGAACTTTGTGTGGCGCTCACGCCAACACTGCGgggcaaagacaccaaaatgggAGCTGCCCTCTCGGTAGAAAAGCGCATGGCAATTG CCTGCAACAATCATGTAGTCCTGGGAAGACACAGAATCTGCTGGGTCACCTATTTAAGAGAGATCATCAAGATACTGGACAACATTACAAAGCAGAAG GATGATCTAACAACCAACATTCCTTTCTTTCTAATCCAGTTTATGGCATCTACAAGTTTAGTGAACATACCCCAAGGTCCAACCTGTGCACCCCTCGTCCTG aaaaaggaGACATTTGATATTTTATGCAAAGCTGCAACGGTTGTTGAAAATGGTCGTTGCGGCCATTCCTACAAGTTTCCCATGGAAGCCATTTATGTTAATTTAATACAGCTAATTCAGAAG GTACCCTGTCCAGTGAAGGCAGACAACAATATTAAGTTGAAACATTTTCTAGAGAACCTGAAAGATTTCTCCCAAAGAATAATGAAAGAAAAGTACAGTAGAATTAGAGGATAA